The genomic interval GCACCCAGCCGCCGACGAGCATTGCCCGCCCGCCCGCCGCCCGCACGGCTTCACACACTTGCCGCACTTCTTCGCGCATCGGCACAAGCATAGCGGCATTGCGCCATGCGATAAAGTGCTATAATGCGCTCGCTATGACCACCACCCCGAACGGCTTGGAGAGCCAGGAATTCGTCGCCCGGCTGGATGAAGAGATCGGCGCGATGCTCAATCGCCTCGGCCAGATGAGCGCCGCCGGCACGGCGTCCGAGACCTTGACCGTCGAGCGGCTGTTGCGGCTGGCTTTGAAGAACGAGCTGGAAGCGACGGAGCTGGCGGCGATCTGGCTGGCGACGACGCAGGAGATCGACGTCAAGCTGGCGCTGGCGCGGCAGTGCGGCGACGAGGCGAAACATTATCGAATGATCGCCGAGCGGCTCGAAGCGATGGGCGTTGATGCCGCCGGCATTGATCCGCGCGCCGGCGGCTATTCGCCGCTCTTCGAGTTTCTGCGCTCGCTTGAAAGCACGCCGGCGCGCGTCGCCGCAGGGCAGTTCACCCGCGAGGGCCTGGCGCTGGTGCGCAATCAGGCGTTCATCGAATTCTGTGAAGCACGCGGCGACCATGAAACCGCCACGCTCTACCGCGAGGTCATTCAGCCCGACGAGCAGCATCACCATGAGCTGGGCCGCCGCCTGCTGTTGCGCTATGCCATCACGGTTGCCGATCAACAGGTCGCGCATGACGCGGCGCGGCGCACGCTTGAGCTGGCCGAAGAGGTGCAGGAGACGGCGCGCATGAAAGCCGGTATCTCACACGCGCCGGGATGCTGAAGCCCATTTCGGCGGCTTACTGCATGGTGAAGTTGAAGACGATCACACCGCTAACGCGAACCGGCGTAGCCCCCAGAAAAGTCGGCTCAAAGCGCCAGCCGCGCGCCGCTTCGACCGCCGCCCCGATCAGCAGCGGGTGACCGCTGACGGCGCGCGCCGCTTCGACGTGACCATCAAGCGCGATCATCACCTCTACTGAAACCGAGCCGGAAAGATGAATCTGCCGGGCCAGCGGCGGGTACTCCGGGGTGCGCCGGACGATGGCTTTGCCTTGCAAGACGCCAGAACTCACACGCACCTGGCGCGGGGGGTCAGCCTGCGTCGTTGGGCGCACGGGCTCGACCGGGCGCGGTGGCGGCGGCGCTGCCGTTTCGATGTGCGCGGGGCTGCCCGGCACACTGCCGATGCTGTCGGGCACGCCGACGCCATCAGGCACGCCGACAACGCCTTGGCCATCAATGCTGGGCGGCGCAGCCTGCCTGTGTGGGGGCGCGGGCGTGTTGACGACCTGATCGAGGTTGCGGACTTGCGTGGGATCGTTGCGCGGCGCGACCGGCGGCGGCGTATTGTCTCGTTGCGCCGGCGGTGGCGGCGGGCCGGGCGGCGGCGGGGTGAGCAGCGCCAGCATGCGCTCGCCTGTATCGGCGAGCCTGGGCGTCGAGACCATCACGGATAACGAAAGCACACCGGCAATGACGATGGCGTAGATCGCCGAGGTGCCGAAGAAGAATCGAGCGATGCGGCCCCGACGCCGCTCGTTTGTCGAGATAACCAGCTTATTGAACATCGCACACGCTCCTTTGGGCAACACGCTTCCTTAAAGCCGCGGCTCGACGCGGGCGGTTGCCGGTTAAGGTCTGACGCTCTGTAATGTGGACTACGGCGGCGCTCTAAGGCTGGAAAGGCTAAAGCGGCGTCTTTGTCATTTGTCCCTGGCCGTCGGCGTCAGCTCATCTTACCGACAATCAACCAATGACCGGCGACGAATGACAAAGAACTCTATCCGCTAATATCAACTTTTTCGACGAACATGATGATGCGCGTCGGCACCGGGTGGCCTGAGACGGTGGCCGGCTGGAAGGTGCGGTTGCGCAGCGACCACCAGAGTTGCTCGACGACATAAGGGTCTTTAGGCGCGTTCAACACATCGATCAATTGCGCCCGCCCATCGGAATCTACTTCGACCATCGCCGACATCGCCTCGTTGCCCGGTTTAGCGTAAACGATATGGCTGAAGCTGATCAGCGCGCTGTTATCGAGCAGGCGCGGCAACTGGTAATAATGCTCTTCCGCCGCCGCGTCTTTGTCTTGCGGCAGATTGTTGTAGCTGTGGTACTCGCGATCCGAGCCGCTGACGACCGGGAAGATCATCGCCGTCTCGTTGGCCTCGACCGCCGGCACAGGGATGGGCCGGAAGCCCGAAAAGACCAGCGCAAACAGCAAGGCCGAAATCGCCGAGCCGGCGCTGTA from Blastocatellia bacterium carries:
- a CDS encoding zf-HC2 domain-containing protein produces the protein MECKKFETLASAYLDRQLTAAETGDCDAHLAACGDCRLHLTEVEQSSLMLKELLSPETPRELHGYVMREVALRARKEITVMQRAVGWLQKFDPRLVAYSAGSAISALLFALVFSGFRPIPVPAVEANETAMIFPVVSGSDREYHSYNNLPQDKDAAAEEHYYQLPRLLDNSALISFSHIVYAKPGNEAMSAMVEVDSDGRAQLIDVLNAPKDPYVVEQLWWSLRNRTFQPATVSGHPVPTRIIMFVEKVDISG
- a CDS encoding ferritin-like domain-containing protein, translated to MTTTPNGLESQEFVARLDEEIGAMLNRLGQMSAAGTASETLTVERLLRLALKNELEATELAAIWLATTQEIDVKLALARQCGDEAKHYRMIAERLEAMGVDAAGIDPRAGGYSPLFEFLRSLESTPARVAAGQFTREGLALVRNQAFIEFCEARGDHETATLYREVIQPDEQHHHELGRRLLLRYAITVADQQVAHDAARRTLELAEEVQETARMKAGISHAPGC
- a CDS encoding energy transducer TonB, giving the protein MFNKLVISTNERRRGRIARFFFGTSAIYAIVIAGVLSLSVMVSTPRLADTGERMLALLTPPPPGPPPPPAQRDNTPPPVAPRNDPTQVRNLDQVVNTPAPPHRQAAPPSIDGQGVVGVPDGVGVPDSIGSVPGSPAHIETAAPPPPRPVEPVRPTTQADPPRQVRVSSGVLQGKAIVRRTPEYPPLARQIHLSGSVSVEVMIALDGHVEAARAVSGHPLLIGAAVEAARGWRFEPTFLGATPVRVSGVIVFNFTMQ